Proteins encoded by one window of Chloroflexota bacterium:
- a CDS encoding CoA ester lyase, whose amino-acid sequence MNTFRSLLFIPGNSPKMLGKASGLPADTIVPDLEDSVPPEEKANARAILSEHLPGLAAGGRPVFVRCNGMTTGMTWDDLKAVVSKHIVGISIGKMESREMALELSALLSVLERERGLPEGHTKVIPWIETGKGLANVREIAASTPRMLGIAFGAEDYSADMGIARTKEGAEIATARVLTAIAARAADITPFDTPNVDFNDMENLNQDCLTAKSLGFKGKFAIHPKQIETINAVFRPSAAEVDWASRVVRAFEEGKRRGTAAVAVDGKMVDTPIWKNAVKILDLHQAIERAEKVHR is encoded by the coding sequence GTGAACACGTTCCGCTCCCTGCTGTTCATCCCGGGCAACAGCCCAAAGATGCTCGGCAAGGCATCGGGCCTTCCCGCTGACACCATCGTTCCCGATCTGGAGGACTCCGTCCCGCCTGAAGAGAAGGCCAACGCCCGCGCGATTCTTTCCGAGCACCTGCCTGGTCTAGCGGCGGGCGGGCGTCCCGTCTTTGTCCGCTGCAACGGCATGACCACCGGCATGACCTGGGACGATCTCAAAGCCGTCGTCTCCAAGCACATCGTGGGCATCAGCATCGGCAAGATGGAGTCGCGGGAGATGGCCCTAGAGCTGTCGGCCCTGCTGAGCGTCCTGGAGCGCGAGCGCGGCCTGCCGGAGGGCCACACCAAGGTCATCCCCTGGATCGAAACGGGCAAAGGCCTCGCCAACGTCCGCGAGATCGCCGCCTCCACGCCGCGCATGCTGGGCATCGCCTTCGGCGCGGAGGACTACAGCGCCGATATGGGCATCGCCCGCACCAAGGAGGGCGCGGAGATCGCGACGGCCCGGGTGCTGACGGCCATCGCCGCCCGCGCCGCCGATATCACGCCCTTTGACACGCCCAACGTGGACTTCAACGATATGGAGAACCTGAACCAGGACTGCCTGACCGCCAAGTCCCTGGGCTTTAAGGGCAAGTTTGCCATCCACCCCAAGCAGATTGAGACCATCAACGCCGTCTTCCGCCCGTCAGCCGCGGAAGTGGACTGGGCGAGCCGCGTCGTGCGGGCCTTCGAAGAGGGCAAGAGGCGGGGCACCGCCGCCGTGGCCGTTGACGGCAAGATGGTGGATACGCCTATCTGGAAGAACGCCGTGAAGATCCTCGACTTGCATCAAGCTATCGAACGGGCTGAGAAGGTCCACCGCTAA
- the mraZ gene encoding division/cell wall cluster transcriptional repressor MraZ, whose amino-acid sequence MLVSLGERVSFLGTFEGKIDPQGRIIVPRAFRDEVQDGLVMAMGFEGCITVYTNEAWANVIAEVKRLSIFDRTARDVRRHMLAGAFTGKVDAQGRTVVPPPLREHAGIADDIVMAGSDDYFEIWSAKGWQDRKAKMGDPADLAERLVTRP is encoded by the coding sequence TTGTTGGTGAGTTTAGGAGAGCGCGTGAGTTTCTTAGGCACATTCGAAGGCAAGATCGACCCTCAGGGTCGCATCATCGTGCCGCGCGCATTTCGTGATGAAGTGCAAGACGGCCTTGTCATGGCCATGGGCTTTGAAGGCTGCATCACCGTCTATACGAACGAAGCATGGGCGAACGTCATCGCTGAGGTGAAACGGCTCAGCATATTCGATCGGACCGCGCGCGATGTCCGCCGCCATATGCTCGCCGGGGCCTTTACCGGCAAGGTTGACGCGCAGGGCCGCACCGTTGTCCCGCCACCGCTCCGCGAGCACGCAGGCATCGCGGACGACATCGTGATGGCGGGCAGCGACGACTATTTCGAAATCTGGTCGGCCAAAGGCTGGCAGGATCGCAAGGCCAAGATGGGCGATCCCGCGGACCTGGCTGAGCGGCTGGTCACACGCCCATGA
- the ftsA gene encoding cell division protein FtsA, translating to MARDERPIIAIDLGTSLTRVAAGRIEVDDMERELEVLALGQAPSAGLQRGIIQNPEEAAYSIKAAFEDAAIEGKYRDAMVYVGIGGKHIVSVNTAGESVISRSDGLVSEKDVSRAIEASKSLRLSPEVQALHHMPRSFYVDNLRCRRSPIGMRGVSARAEMHTVTAPVSAMANLKKAIKIAGRDVDWVVASAVVASQAVLTREETEIGTLYVDIGAGTTDIAAYDGGAVCHTSSLPVGGNQIVTDLAAVLHAPAYVCESLLRERASGDPRSYKVDDEMLVPAFGIPGQRRVRLGYINDIIAMRLSEILQMAVARAKEASPALSLSGGLVLAGGVARMPALDMLAERVVNHPVRIGHIPVRTIRTEIGQDPAFVSLLSVLLAQADPQFAALKEQRPAHQGMRRLLPIFGGARS from the coding sequence TTGGCTAGAGACGAGCGACCGATCATCGCCATTGACCTGGGGACATCTCTCACCCGTGTCGCCGCCGGTCGGATAGAGGTGGATGATATGGAGCGGGAGTTAGAGGTCCTCGCCCTCGGCCAGGCGCCCTCCGCAGGCCTGCAGCGCGGCATCATCCAGAACCCGGAAGAGGCCGCCTACTCCATCAAGGCTGCCTTTGAGGATGCCGCCATCGAAGGCAAGTATCGGGATGCCATGGTCTATGTCGGCATCGGCGGTAAGCATATCGTCTCCGTGAACACCGCAGGCGAGTCCGTTATTTCCAGGAGCGACGGCCTGGTCTCCGAAAAGGACGTCAGCCGGGCCATCGAGGCCTCCAAGAGCCTCCGCCTCAGCCCTGAGGTCCAGGCCCTGCACCACATGCCGCGCTCCTTCTATGTGGACAACCTGCGCTGCCGTCGCTCCCCCATCGGGATGCGCGGCGTCTCCGCGCGAGCGGAGATGCACACCGTGACGGCCCCTGTTTCGGCTATGGCCAATCTCAAGAAGGCTATCAAGATCGCCGGGCGCGATGTGGACTGGGTTGTCGCGAGCGCCGTTGTCGCCAGCCAGGCCGTCCTCACCCGGGAAGAGACCGAGATCGGCACCCTCTATGTGGACATCGGCGCAGGCACCACGGATATCGCCGCGTACGATGGCGGCGCCGTCTGTCACACCTCGAGCCTTCCGGTGGGCGGCAACCAGATCGTCACTGATTTGGCCGCCGTCCTCCACGCGCCCGCCTATGTCTGCGAAAGCCTCCTCCGGGAGCGCGCCAGCGGCGACCCCAGATCCTACAAGGTGGACGATGAGATGCTCGTTCCCGCCTTCGGCATCCCCGGCCAGCGCCGCGTCCGCCTGGGCTACATCAATGACATCATCGCCATGCGCCTCTCGGAGATCCTCCAGATGGCCGTCGCCCGCGCCAAGGAGGCCTCGCCCGCCCTCTCTCTCTCCGGTGGCCTTGTGCTGGCAGGCGGCGTGGCCCGCATGCCGGCGCTCGATATGCTCGCGGAGCGCGTCGTCAATCACCCCGTGCGCATCGGCCACATCCCGGTGCGCACCATTAGGACGGAGATCGGCCAGGACCCTGCCTTTGTCTCGCTGCTCAGCGTCCTCCTCGCGCAGGCCGATCCGCAATTCGCGGCGCTCAAGGAACAGCGGCCTGCGCATCAGGGGATGCGCCGCCTTCTGCCGATCTTCGGCGGGGCGCGGAGCTAG
- the rsmH gene encoding 16S rRNA (cytosine(1402)-N(4))-methyltransferase RsmH: MKNSGTSTPHTPVMLHELVSALAVVPGGLYVDCTVGAGGHAEAVLEAAAPGGRLLGMDADPRAIRIAERRLQRFAGDCLLVNDSFGNLKAVCSANGFIKVNGVYFDLGVSSMQLDEPSRGFSFQRDEPLDMRFSERQSVTAADIVNTYPVEELARVIWAYGEERRSRVVARRIAEARPVKTTGQLAKIVERALRAGRQRVHPATRVFQAIRICVNDELHALESALRQTLEILGKGGRLAVISFHSLEDRIVKNWMRQEASSTVYNPDMPLASTTRVPTLRLITRAVLTPAREEITRNPRSRSAKLRVAERL; this comes from the coding sequence ATGAAGAACTCCGGCACCTCTACGCCCCACACGCCGGTGATGCTCCATGAGCTTGTGAGCGCCCTGGCGGTGGTGCCCGGCGGCCTGTACGTGGACTGCACGGTTGGTGCAGGCGGGCATGCGGAGGCGGTGCTGGAAGCGGCGGCTCCAGGCGGCAGGCTCCTCGGCATGGATGCCGATCCCCGCGCCATCCGCATCGCGGAGCGGCGGCTCCAGCGCTTTGCGGGCGATTGCCTCCTGGTGAACGATAGCTTCGGCAACCTCAAGGCCGTCTGCTCCGCCAACGGCTTCATCAAGGTCAACGGCGTCTATTTCGATCTCGGCGTCTCCTCCATGCAGCTGGACGAGCCGTCCCGCGGCTTCAGCTTCCAGCGCGATGAGCCGCTGGACATGCGCTTCAGCGAGCGCCAGTCCGTGACCGCGGCCGATATCGTCAACACCTATCCCGTGGAAGAGTTGGCTCGCGTCATCTGGGCCTACGGCGAAGAGCGCAGGAGCCGCGTCGTCGCCCGGAGGATTGCCGAGGCTCGCCCGGTCAAGACCACGGGCCAGCTCGCCAAGATCGTGGAGCGCGCCCTGCGCGCAGGCCGCCAGCGGGTCCACCCTGCCACGCGCGTCTTTCAGGCCATACGCATCTGCGTCAACGATGAGCTGCACGCTCTGGAGAGCGCCCTCCGGCAGACCCTCGAGATTCTTGGCAAAGGCGGCCGGTTGGCCGTCATCAGCTTCCACTCCCTGGAGGACCGCATTGTCAAGAACTGGATGCGCCAGGAGGCCTCCAGCACCGTCTACAACCCGGATATGCCCCTCGCCTCTACAACGCGGGTTCCCACCCTTCGCCTCATCACCCGCGCTGTGCTCACCCCCGCCCGAGAAGAGATAACGCGCAACCCCCGCAGCCGTTCGGCCAAGCTTCGCGTGGCTGAGCGGCTTTAA
- a CDS encoding SAM-dependent methyltransferase, whose protein sequence is MPYAVPAMTTPSPAEQAIRERIAQAGRITFAEFMEHALYGPGGYYTRAEPIGRRGDFYTSSHAHPLFGALIAVQIHQMWRLLGSPAAFQVVELGAGDGRLALDVLSTLDGLGLPADYRAIERHPRPGGMHPRLAWQDDLPDEFSGCLLSNEFFDALPVHRLVKEKGRLLEVYVTVSDGRLIETLDTPSSPAIAERLEQEGVRLQDGWSAEVCLAASDWMRRVAKALQRGYVITIDYGDLAEDLYAERRRRGTLTAYHRHTPQEDLYARIGQQDLTAHVDFTSLIAAGKSDSLQPVTLMTQHEFLRNLGADDYLPRLAESTAGQGEYQANAMAVRDLLKLDGLGNFRVLIQAKGSPAAQLACLGRDEAETATALKRLDPLPKLSPQHLDLLAARYPHQARDWNPG, encoded by the coding sequence TTGCCCTATGCTGTCCCGGCAATGACAACGCCTTCGCCAGCAGAACAGGCCATACGCGAGCGCATCGCCCAGGCGGGACGCATCACCTTCGCCGAGTTCATGGAGCATGCGCTCTATGGCCCCGGCGGCTATTACACCCGCGCCGAACCCATCGGCAGGCGCGGCGATTTCTACACCAGCTCACATGCCCACCCGCTCTTCGGCGCGCTCATCGCGGTCCAGATCCACCAGATGTGGAGGCTCCTCGGCTCCCCGGCGGCTTTCCAGGTGGTGGAGCTTGGCGCCGGAGATGGACGGTTGGCGCTGGACGTCCTTTCGACCCTCGATGGACTCGGCCTGCCGGCAGACTATCGCGCCATCGAACGGCACCCAAGGCCGGGGGGCATGCATCCACGCCTCGCCTGGCAAGACGACCTGCCCGATGAGTTCAGCGGATGTCTCCTCTCGAACGAGTTCTTTGACGCCTTGCCGGTCCATCGTCTCGTCAAAGAAAAGGGGAGGCTGCTCGAAGTCTACGTGACGGTGAGCGACGGCAGACTCATCGAGACGCTGGACACGCCGTCGTCGCCTGCGATTGCCGAGCGCCTGGAGCAAGAGGGCGTCCGCCTGCAAGACGGCTGGTCGGCAGAGGTCTGCCTGGCGGCGAGCGACTGGATGCGCCGGGTGGCGAAGGCGCTGCAGCGGGGCTACGTCATCACCATAGATTATGGCGACCTGGCGGAGGACCTGTATGCGGAGAGGCGACGCCGGGGGACGCTGACGGCCTATCACCGGCACACGCCGCAAGAAGACCTGTACGCCCGGATCGGGCAGCAAGACCTGACGGCCCACGTGGACTTCACCTCGCTCATCGCGGCGGGCAAGAGCGACAGCCTGCAGCCGGTGACGCTGATGACCCAGCACGAGTTCCTGCGCAACCTGGGAGCAGACGACTACTTGCCTCGGCTTGCTGAATCAACGGCAGGACAGGGGGAGTACCAGGCGAATGCGATGGCCGTGCGCGACCTGCTGAAGCTGGACGGCCTGGGCAACTTCCGCGTGCTCATCCAGGCCAAGGGGTCACCGGCGGCGCAGCTGGCCTGCCTGGGGCGCGATGAGGCGGAGACGGCAACGGCGCTGAAGCGCCTCGATCCGCTGCCCAAGCTCAGTCCACAGCACCTAGACCTGCTGGCCGCCCGCTACCCGCACCAAGCCCGGGACTGGAACCCCGGCTAG
- a CDS encoding nuclear transport factor 2 family protein, with the protein MATLEARLTALEKRLRMVEDERDIAKVIIRYGFAVDTGDAKATGALYAADTLVDVDGKPAMKGRKGVEAMVLGEPHQRMLPNCAHTMAPFVIEVRGDRAVATGYMRVYWRQGENISLWRLSVNRWELVRKKSGWEVARRWSTRIGSERYQQLLHRGLETSKIKR; encoded by the coding sequence ATGGCTACTCTGGAAGCTCGGCTGACGGCGCTTGAGAAACGTCTCCGCATGGTGGAGGACGAGCGCGATATCGCCAAGGTCATCATCCGCTACGGCTTTGCCGTGGACACCGGCGATGCCAAGGCCACCGGTGCCCTCTATGCCGCCGATACCCTGGTGGACGTGGACGGCAAGCCCGCCATGAAGGGGCGCAAGGGCGTGGAGGCGATGGTCCTGGGCGAGCCGCACCAGCGGATGCTCCCCAACTGCGCCCACACCATGGCCCCCTTCGTCATCGAGGTCAGGGGCGATAGAGCGGTCGCCACCGGCTACATGCGCGTCTACTGGCGCCAGGGAGAGAACATTTCCCTCTGGCGGCTCTCCGTCAACCGGTGGGAGCTGGTGCGCAAAAAGAGCGGCTGGGAGGTCGCGCGTCGGTGGAGCACCCGCATCGGGAGTGAGCGGTACCAACAGCTGCTGCACCGTGGGCTGGAGACCTCGAAAATCAAGAGATGA
- a CDS encoding CoA ester lyase, which produces MEPLRSLLFVPGNRERFLEKARSAPADALVPDLESGVPEPQKARARQMVRDALPAFAKAGKQVFVRVNQIGSAHLLADLNSVLSEHLTGVVLPQIASPDDIRHLDEMISSLEGGKRLPVGRIRIIPFIETALGVERAFEIATASSRVIAVAFGAEDFTADMGVSRSAEGTEFLFARNRVAVAARAAHKLAIDSPYVDISDAQGLERDVRLAMRLGFKGKFAIHPDQLAVLNRVFSPSPEEVREAKRILAAFERVDAETYGTGSLDGKMIDTAIALRAQKLLRDAEAVSRKDGLNASSKAKRR; this is translated from the coding sequence ATGGAGCCCCTTCGCTCGCTCTTATTCGTCCCCGGGAACCGGGAGCGCTTCCTTGAAAAGGCGCGCTCGGCCCCAGCCGATGCCCTGGTGCCCGATCTGGAGAGCGGCGTCCCCGAGCCGCAAAAGGCCCGCGCCCGCCAGATGGTGCGCGATGCCCTTCCCGCCTTCGCCAAGGCCGGGAAGCAGGTCTTTGTGCGTGTCAACCAGATCGGCTCCGCCCATCTGCTGGCCGATCTCAACAGCGTCCTTTCGGAGCACCTCACCGGCGTTGTCCTCCCGCAGATCGCCTCGCCCGATGACATCCGCCACCTGGATGAGATGATCAGTAGCCTGGAGGGCGGCAAGCGTCTCCCGGTGGGCCGCATCCGCATCATACCCTTCATCGAAACGGCCCTCGGCGTCGAGCGCGCCTTCGAGATCGCCACCGCCTCCTCCCGCGTCATCGCCGTCGCCTTCGGTGCAGAGGACTTCACCGCGGATATGGGCGTCTCCCGCTCTGCCGAAGGCACCGAGTTCCTCTTCGCCAGGAACCGGGTGGCCGTGGCCGCCCGCGCCGCCCACAAGCTCGCTATTGACTCCCCCTATGTGGACATCTCGGACGCTCAAGGACTAGAGCGCGATGTCCGCCTAGCCATGCGACTCGGCTTCAAGGGGAAGTTCGCCATCCATCCCGACCAGCTCGCCGTCCTCAACCGCGTCTTCTCTCCCTCGCCTGAGGAGGTCCGCGAAGCGAAGCGCATCCTGGCCGCGTTCGAGCGCGTGGACGCCGAGACCTACGGCACAGGCTCCCTGGACGGCAAGATGATTGACACGGCCATCGCCCTTCGCGCTCAGAAACTCCTACGCGATGCCGAAGCCGTCTCGCGCAAGGACGGCCTTAACGCCTCGTCAAAGGCCAAGCGGCGCTAG
- a CDS encoding MFS transporter gives MRRWLFVSSQEIDTVVPDVANAAKAEESLRRRLGSRIFPAFSVPVYRRYVISFCGSSFGFQNQELVRAWLAYSLHRSAAELGLVVLMSAIAQGLGAPIGGVIADRFDRKRIMVWTQGISFAASAMIGVLVILGVVQIWHLVLLALVTGAATSLHMPARQSIVFDIVGPKYLANALAINGGLMSGMRLFAPAIGGLVINVAGIGPAYFLSVAAYAVSMATLTFVVPKVAHQGTVKRESPFHSLVEGMRYLYRVKPLFWLYIFSTGSLLIASPFRDMMSPFAVDQLGGDERTLGFIVSLMGLGAILGSIVMAALSGYRGKASLLLIGSISWALLLVALAYVPSFSIGVPLFIAIGIAQAIFTTCVTIMMQSNVEDAYRGRMLSFHLISYSLPGFTTLALGHVVDAQGVQVAFVSIGIMLLVFVIALGLWRKDVRALR, from the coding sequence CTGAGGAGATGGCTTTTCGTGTCCTCTCAGGAAATTGACACCGTCGTACCCGACGTTGCGAATGCCGCCAAGGCAGAGGAGTCCCTGCGCCGCCGCTTGGGGTCGCGCATCTTTCCCGCCTTTTCTGTTCCCGTCTACCGCCGGTACGTCATCAGCTTCTGCGGCTCCAGCTTCGGCTTTCAGAACCAGGAGCTCGTCCGTGCATGGCTCGCCTATAGCCTGCACCGCTCGGCGGCAGAACTCGGCCTCGTCGTCCTCATGTCGGCCATCGCCCAGGGGCTCGGCGCGCCCATAGGCGGCGTCATCGCTGATCGCTTTGATCGGAAGCGGATCATGGTGTGGACCCAGGGCATCTCCTTCGCGGCCTCCGCGATGATAGGCGTCTTGGTGATTCTGGGTGTGGTGCAGATATGGCACCTGGTGCTTCTGGCCCTGGTGACCGGCGCGGCCACGAGCCTGCACATGCCGGCCCGGCAGTCCATCGTCTTCGATATCGTGGGGCCCAAGTACCTCGCCAACGCCCTTGCGATCAACGGCGGTCTCATGAGCGGGATGCGGCTCTTCGCTCCGGCTATCGGCGGACTGGTCATCAATGTTGCAGGCATCGGGCCGGCCTATTTCCTTTCGGTCGCCGCTTACGCCGTCTCCATGGCCACCTTAACCTTTGTGGTGCCCAAGGTTGCGCACCAGGGAACGGTGAAGCGAGAGTCGCCGTTCCACTCCCTTGTGGAGGGGATGCGCTATCTTTACCGGGTCAAGCCCCTCTTTTGGCTCTACATCTTCAGCACAGGCTCCCTGCTCATCGCCTCTCCATTCCGGGACATGATGTCTCCCTTCGCCGTTGACCAGCTGGGCGGCGATGAGCGCACCCTGGGCTTCATCGTGAGCCTCATGGGCCTGGGCGCGATCCTGGGCAGCATCGTGATGGCGGCCCTCTCCGGCTACCGGGGCAAAGCCAGCCTACTGCTCATCGGCTCCATCTCCTGGGCGCTCCTGCTCGTCGCCCTCGCGTACGTGCCTAGCTTCTCCATCGGCGTGCCCCTCTTTATCGCCATCGGCATAGCCCAGGCGATCTTCACCACATGCGTGACCATCATGATGCAGTCCAACGTGGAGGACGCCTACCGCGGTCGCATGCTCAGCTTCCACTTGATCAGCTATAGCCTGCCGGGCTTCACCACCCTCGCGTTGGGGCACGTTGTGGATGCGCAGGGCGTCCAGGTGGCCTTTGTGAGCATCGGCATCATGTTGTTGGTCTTTGTCATCGCCCTCGGCTTGTGGCGCAAGGACGTTCGCGCCCTCCGCTGA